From the genome of Thermodesulfobacteriota bacterium, one region includes:
- the mutM gene encoding bifunctional DNA-formamidopyrimidine glycosylase/DNA-(apurinic or apyrimidinic site) lyase, whose amino-acid sequence MPELPEVENIVRDLRPKLCGKLIKEVEVAHHSIIVGRKNNLPGLLRNKKIKNLSRKGKCIVFDLSNGYELSIHLGMTGQLLYRQKGGAIDRHTRMVLHLNDNLHELRFADMRRFGWVSLRSKMRRGVRPGEDKNAYLDNLGPDALTLDLKGFKTCLSNRTGTVKGLLLNQHIISGLGNIYTDESLYRAGIHPQRKVNTLTEHEIKRLHKTIGQILNEAIVCGGSSVSTYRLPDGKEGEFQRQHKVYQRQGRPCPRCRTPIVRIKVAGRGTCFCPKCQDEN is encoded by the coding sequence ATGCCTGAACTTCCAGAAGTCGAGAATATAGTAAGAGACCTCCGGCCAAAGCTCTGTGGTAAGCTTATAAAAGAGGTTGAAGTTGCTCACCATAGCATAATAGTAGGCCGAAAAAATAATCTTCCAGGGCTCCTCAGAAATAAGAAAATCAAAAACCTGTCCCGGAAAGGCAAATGTATTGTCTTTGATCTGTCAAATGGCTATGAGCTTAGCATCCATCTGGGCATGACCGGTCAATTATTATACCGGCAGAAGGGTGGGGCGATAGACCGGCATACCCGCATGGTCTTACATCTTAATGATAATCTACATGAATTGCGCTTTGCCGATATGCGTCGCTTTGGCTGGGTTTCCCTCCGGTCGAAGATGCGCCGGGGCGTGAGGCCGGGTGAAGACAAAAATGCCTATCTGGATAATCTGGGCCCTGATGCCCTGACCCTCGATCTAAAAGGGTTCAAAACCTGTCTCTCTAACCGAACCGGCACAGTAAAAGGTCTCTTGCTCAATCAGCATATTATAAGCGGTCTGGGGAATATTTATACAGATGAAAGTCTTTACCGGGCCGGCATCCATCCGCAAAGAAAGGTAAATACGCTCACTGAACATGAGATCAAAAGACTCCATAAGACCATCGGGCAGATACTCAACGAGGCTATTGTCTGTGGTGGTTCTAGTGTCAGCACCTATAGGCTGCCGGATGGAAAAGAGGGGGAATTCCAGAGACAGCATAAGGTATATCAGCGGCAAGGCAGGCCGTGCCCGCGGTGTAGGACGCCTATTGTCAGGATAAAGGTGGCCGGGCGGGGAACCTGTTTTTGTCCAAAATGTCAAGATGAGAATTGA
- the rpsT gene encoding 30S ribosomal protein S20: protein MANHKSAIKRAKQSEKKQEINKAIKTRVKNVIKAVHAAMAEKSPDKAKESLAKAIPVIDKAASKGTLHHRNAARKISRLTRHVNALQSGSQS from the coding sequence TTGGCTAATCATAAATCAGCGATTAAGAGGGCTAAGCAGTCTGAAAAAAAACAGGAAATTAATAAAGCTATTAAGACCCGGGTTAAAAATGTAATCAAAGCAGTCCATGCAGCCATGGCAGAAAAATCACCGGATAAGGCCAAGGAGTCTTTGGCTAAAGCCATTCCGGTCATCGACAAGGCTGCTTCCAAGGGGACACTCCATCACAGAAACGCTGCTCGCAAGATTTCGCGTTTGACCAGACATGTAAACGCCCTTCAATCCGGCTCACAAAGCTAA
- a CDS encoding LptE family protein, with protein MKRYAKVINPLLLFFFISACGYHFSGQGNPFSEDIKTIAIPVFSNQTGETGFENYLTNQLVYEFTSRKRLRVVDIKDADVVLKGKIRSINLPDISFSGTYLGLERKAVVTIEAVLERRDSSVLWQNKDIIREEVYKVESSPLTTESNKQAALHKIATDLAEMIHMRIFEDF; from the coding sequence ATGAAGAGATACGCTAAGGTTATCAATCCGTTACTGCTATTTTTTTTCATTTCCGCCTGTGGTTATCACTTCAGCGGACAAGGCAATCCCTTTTCCGAAGATATAAAGACCATAGCTATTCCGGTATTCAGTAATCAGACGGGAGAGACAGGTTTCGAGAACTATTTAACAAACCAGTTGGTCTATGAATTTACAAGCCGAAAAAGGCTGAGGGTGGTCGATATCAAGGATGCGGATGTCGTTCTAAAAGGTAAAATAAGGTCGATTAACCTGCCGGATATATCCTTTAGCGGCACTTATCTAGGGCTGGAAAGGAAGGCGGTAGTTACGATAGAAGCGGTATTAGAAAGGCGCGACAGCAGCGTACTCTGGCAGAACAAAGACATAATCAGAGAAGAGGTCTATAAGGTAGAAAGCAGCCCCCTTACCACAGAAAGTAATAAGCAGGCAGCCCTTCATAAGATCGCTACTGACCTCGCCGAGATGATCCACATGCGGATATTTGAAGATTTCTAA
- the leuS gene encoding leucine--tRNA ligase — protein MTEVQANNYAFQEIETRWQTYWKANKTFKTVADGTKDKFYLLEMFPYPSGRIHMGHVRNYTIGDVFARYKRMRGYNVLHPMGWDAFGLPAENAAIKHKIHPARWTYENINYMRSQLQKMGFSYDWDREIATCDPGYYRWEQLFFIQMHKKGLAYRRESPVNWCEKCGTVLANEQVVGSGVCWRCDTPVTTRRLKQWFFRITAYAEELLAECDRLTGWPEKVVTMQKNWIGKSEGSEIHFPIEGSDKKITVFTTRPDTVFGATFMSLAVDHPLVLELSRSASREAAVLAFVEKENREKRLRIGGEDFEKEGVFTGAYCLNPLTGRRMPIFAANFVLMEYGSGAVMAVPAHDQRDFEFARKYDLDVVVVIQPPGDKLSPGNMTEAYVEEGTMVNSGQFNGMNSNEAKKAIIRHLEVTGLGKKALSYRLRDWGISRQRYWGAPIPIIYCDTCGAVPVPEKDLPVVLPLDAEIDETGRSPLPRLSSFVNTTCPSCGRAARRETDTMDTFVESSWYFARYACPDYTEAPLDRAGVDYWLPVDQYIGGVEHAILHLLYARFYTKVLRDLGWLNINEPFRNLLTQGMVIKDGAKMSKSKGNVVDPDDLINRYGADTVRLFCLFAAPPERDLEWSDQGVEGAYRFLNRVWRLVTENRITIAQSPAVINVSELKGEAKALHRKIHQTIKKVGADIEDRFHFNTAISAVMKLVNDAYGVIGLGDKNPQTLAVLKLAIETVIISLSPFAPHLAEELWQTMGHKEMLSSVSWPSYDEEAARQEKVELVVQVNGKVRSRVEVDAGQGESEIKEAAISDLRIKEWIKEKEIKKVIIVGNKLVNIVV, from the coding sequence ATGACGGAAGTACAAGCGAATAACTACGCCTTTCAAGAAATAGAGACGCGCTGGCAGACGTATTGGAAAGCGAATAAGACTTTTAAGACCGTAGCGGACGGTACAAAGGATAAATTTTATCTCCTTGAAATGTTCCCTTATCCCTCAGGCAGGATTCATATGGGTCATGTCCGCAACTATACCATAGGGGATGTCTTTGCGCGCTACAAGCGGATGAGAGGCTATAACGTACTCCACCCCATGGGCTGGGATGCCTTTGGACTTCCGGCAGAAAATGCCGCCATAAAACATAAAATTCATCCTGCCCGGTGGACATACGAGAACATCAATTATATGCGTTCTCAGTTGCAAAAGATGGGATTTAGTTATGACTGGGATCGGGAGATTGCCACCTGCGATCCCGGCTACTATCGTTGGGAACAGCTATTTTTTATCCAGATGCACAAGAAGGGGCTGGCATATCGCAGGGAATCTCCGGTTAACTGGTGTGAAAAATGCGGCACGGTTCTGGCTAACGAACAGGTCGTGGGAAGTGGTGTGTGCTGGCGCTGCGATACGCCGGTTACTACCCGCCGGTTGAAGCAGTGGTTTTTTAGAATCACGGCTTACGCCGAGGAGCTGCTGGCGGAATGTGACCGTCTTACCGGCTGGCCTGAAAAAGTGGTTACAATGCAAAAAAACTGGATCGGTAAGAGTGAAGGGTCCGAGATCCACTTTCCTATTGAGGGTTCTGATAAAAAGATAACGGTATTTACCACCCGGCCGGACACCGTATTTGGAGCCACTTTTATGAGCCTGGCGGTTGACCATCCGCTAGTCCTTGAACTTTCCCGCAGCGCCTCCCGGGAGGCCGCTGTGCTGGCCTTTGTAGAAAAAGAGAATCGTGAAAAAAGATTGCGTATCGGGGGCGAAGACTTTGAGAAGGAAGGCGTCTTTACGGGGGCCTATTGTTTGAATCCCCTTACCGGCCGGCGTATGCCCATATTTGCGGCCAATTTTGTTTTAATGGAGTATGGGTCCGGCGCGGTTATGGCCGTACCGGCACACGATCAGCGTGATTTTGAATTTGCCCGCAAGTATGATCTGGACGTTGTGGTGGTTATTCAACCGCCGGGAGATAAACTCTCCCCTGGAAATATGACTGAAGCCTATGTCGAAGAAGGCACAATGGTCAACTCCGGTCAATTTAACGGCATGAACAGCAACGAGGCTAAAAAGGCTATCATCCGCCATCTTGAGGTAACCGGCCTGGGTAAAAAAGCGTTAAGTTATCGGCTGCGGGACTGGGGGATCTCCAGACAGCGCTACTGGGGCGCGCCGATACCTATTATTTACTGTGATACATGTGGCGCTGTGCCCGTACCGGAAAAGGATCTGCCGGTTGTACTTCCCCTGGATGCCGAAATAGATGAGACCGGCCGCTCACCTCTTCCCCGGCTCAGTTCCTTTGTCAACACCACGTGCCCTTCCTGCGGCCGGGCCGCCCGCCGGGAAACAGATACCATGGACACTTTCGTTGAGTCTTCATGGTACTTTGCCCGCTATGCCTGCCCCGACTACACGGAAGCCCCCCTTGACCGGGCCGGAGTCGATTACTGGCTGCCGGTTGACCAATATATAGGTGGGGTAGAGCATGCCATACTCCACTTATTATATGCGCGCTTTTATACCAAGGTGCTGCGTGATCTGGGCTGGCTTAATATAAACGAACCGTTTAGAAATCTCCTTACCCAGGGGATGGTCATAAAAGACGGGGCAAAGATGTCAAAGTCCAAGGGCAATGTGGTCGATCCCGATGACCTCATAAATCGCTACGGCGCGGATACTGTACGCCTTTTTTGCCTGTTTGCCGCTCCTCCGGAACGCGACCTGGAGTGGAGTGACCAGGGCGTGGAAGGCGCCTATCGTTTCTTGAATCGGGTCTGGCGACTTGTAACTGAAAACCGGATTACAATAGCCCAATCTCCGGCTGTAATCAATGTATCTGAACTAAAGGGCGAGGCAAAGGCGCTGCATCGTAAGATTCACCAGACCATTAAAAAAGTCGGCGCTGATATTGAGGACAGATTTCATTTCAACACCGCTATAAGCGCCGTAATGAAACTGGTCAACGATGCTTATGGTGTCATCGGCTTAGGCGATAAAAATCCGCAGACCCTGGCCGTCTTGAAACTGGCGATAGAGACCGTCATCATATCACTCTCACCATTCGCTCCCCATCTTGCGGAAGAGCTGTGGCAAACGATGGGGCATAAGGAAATGCTCTCGTCAGTTTCCTGGCCTTCCTATGATGAAGAAGCCGCCCGCCAGGAAAAAGTAGAGCTTGTTGTTCAGGTCAACGGCAAGGTACGCAGCCGTGTCGAGGTGGATGCCGGGCAAGGAGAATCAGAGATCAAGGAAGCTGCCATTAGCGACCTGCGTATCAAAGAATGGATTAAGGAAAAAGAGATTAAAAAAGTCATCATAGTCGGGAATAAGCTGGTAAACATCGTGGTTTAG
- the nusB gene encoding transcription antitermination factor NusB, with amino-acid sequence MGIRRKARESALQILYEMDLTGSGAEKATSAFCASFKIPEQAHDFCLRLVKGVDTHRGQIDTLVNGHSEHWRLNRMSRVDRNILRLAAFELLYCDDIPPKVTINEAVELGKKFGTEDSGPFINGILDAISHQLCQGGSDKT; translated from the coding sequence ATGGGCATTCGCCGGAAGGCACGAGAAAGCGCTCTCCAAATATTGTACGAAATGGACCTGACCGGGTCGGGGGCAGAAAAGGCGACGTCCGCCTTCTGCGCTTCATTTAAGATTCCGGAGCAGGCACATGATTTCTGCTTACGACTGGTCAAGGGTGTCGATACCCATCGGGGACAAATAGATACTTTAGTTAATGGGCATTCTGAGCACTGGCGGCTGAATCGAATGTCGCGGGTGGATCGGAATATCTTGCGGCTGGCTGCATTTGAACTCTTGTATTGTGACGACATTCCTCCTAAGGTAACTATCAACGAGGCAGTAGAACTGGGTAAAAAATTTGGGACCGAAGACTCCGGTCCTTTTATAAATGGAATACTGGACGCCATCAGCCATCAGCTATGTCAGGGTGGGAGTGATAAAACTTAG
- the ribE gene encoding 6,7-dimethyl-8-ribityllumazine synthase: MARVFEGKVRAEGLKIAIIISRFNDFIGERLMGGAMDALLRHGASEKDIDIYKVPGAFEIPLVAKKAAASDKYDAVICLGAVIRGATPHFEYVSAEVSKGIAQVSLDTGVPLAFGILTTDTIEQAIERAGTKAGNKGWDAALAAIEMVNLLKAIHRKDTKET, translated from the coding sequence ATGGCCAGAGTATTCGAAGGCAAGGTACGGGCCGAAGGGCTCAAGATAGCCATTATCATCAGTCGATTTAATGACTTTATCGGTGAACGCCTTATGGGCGGGGCCATGGATGCCTTGCTGCGTCACGGGGCAAGCGAAAAGGATATTGATATATACAAGGTTCCGGGGGCCTTTGAGATTCCACTGGTGGCCAAAAAGGCGGCTGCCAGCGATAAATATGATGCTGTAATCTGCCTGGGCGCGGTCATCAGAGGGGCAACGCCACATTTTGAATATGTCAGCGCCGAAGTCTCCAAGGGAATCGCCCAGGTATCCCTGGATACCGGCGTTCCCCTGGCTTTTGGTATCCTTACCACGGACACTATCGAGCAGGCCATTGAACGCGCCGGGACTAAAGCAGGCAATAAGGGATGGGACGCGGCCCTGGCCGCTATTGAAATGGTCAATCTTCTTAAGGCCATTCACCGCAAAGACACAAAGGAAACCTAA